The sequence CGCCTCTGATTGAGGACAGGCTAGGCCATCCTGCTCCGAATCTGCGGTCAAAGAGCCAAGGCATGCGTGGGCGGCGTGGTGACGGCGGGCGGTGGTGGAGGCACGCTGATAGATAAAGCAGCAGAGTATCTCGACTCGACTTTGGGGAGCGAGCGAGCACAGCACTGATCTGCCGCGAGGTACGGCGGTACAAGGCGCCGGGCTGCCGTTCCCGGCTGGCGCTGGTGAGTTAGCGGCGCATGACACAGCACGCAGAGCGCTGTCATTGGGTCAACCGGAATAAAAGGGCCTCCGAGAGCGACCGGAAGTCCCCACAAGAAGCTCGTTATGGCGTCAGCTGAGCTGCAAAGCATCGACCGACAGCGGCCAGCGCATTCATTGGAAGCAATTGCACTCGACATTCATGTGCGTTTTGATATCTATTGCATTGCTAATAGGAGAGGCTCTATAGGGATTCTAacaaaataataataacaaagaaaaataaagacaagaagaaggaaagaaaaaagagaggtaCAAACTGGATTACAGTGTAACACAACAAATGCATGGCCAGAATCGAATAACCCAAGAGCACCAGCTACTAATAATATGCGATATGATGTAATATGCCATGCCTCTCTATAGAAAGAAAACGGGGGTATCGTCGCCGTAATTTACTCCATCATGCTTCGCGCCTTGACCGTCCCTGCCCTGCCGGAGGGTTTCTCTCTGTCAGATTGCTTCTGCCTCCATTGCCACTCCAGTAGGACCCATATGAAGTCCTTGAGGTCAAAATCTGGCCATAGGCATTTGCGGAAGAATATGTGCGTGTCCTGATGGCACTGCCAGAGCATAAAGTCGCTGAGTCGCTCAACGCCACTTGTCCTGACAAAAAGGTCCAAAGGAGGGTCGTCGGCAGTATATATGTGTCTCTCGATGGTATCGACTGTGATGTTGTCGGGGTTGGGCAGCGTCGTAGAGCCGTAAGACCCTGATCTGGAAAGCAAGCGAGGCTCAGGGGAGCCTGGGGGAAGAGTGGCGGATCCAGAAGAGTCGTTGTCGTCTCCATCATCTACATCTTTGCCATCATACTCGCCATCGTCAAGTGGATCGTCTGGAATCGTCGGCAGAAGGTCGCGGCCGTCGAGTTGACCAGAAAGAATCTTTTGCCTTATACGCGATGGAGAAAACGGTGTGTTCTTAGGGGGCGTTGGAGATAGAAATTCCTGCACGGTTGATCGGATTGCGGTCGTCATCTCTGCTCTCGACGTGTATGGGAAGCAAATATTCAGGACAGCCCTAAGCCAGCGATTAGCCTTCCTTGGCTCCGACAGCTCACCGGATCATCTTCAGAATGCATGGTACTCACTTGTTGTTATGCTTGGTCCTTGCTACGGCTCTGTCCATAACCTCCAATACGTCATCACGTATCAACTCACGCTGGCCCAGGATTCGAACGCAGGCCCCGTAGCGGTCAAGGATGTCGCCATATGTAGTCAGCTGCTCCAGCTTGACCTTTGCAAGCTGCATGAGCCCTTCCACTTCATACTTTGGCCGGTTGAAGTTTTCGATACTGAACGCGTAAACGGTAACGACTTTTACGCCACACTTGTAGCAGATTTCCATGATCTAGACGCAGTCCAGTTAGAAAAAAGCCAGGTAGAGACACAAGCTTGGGCAAGAGGGCGACAAACTCTAGCGAGGGCCTCAAAGCCACGGTGATGTCCCTCGACAGTCTCCATGCGACGACTTCTTGCGTAACGTCTGTTGCCGTCCATCTCGAACGCAACATGTTGAGGGATTGGTCCCTGCTTTAGGGCGCCAATGAGCAGCTCGCGCAGCTGGTTGACGGCCCATTCTCCCGGCGGCGACTCGAGTATAAGCCTCCGCAAAAGTGAAACTGTATCGGCCATGTTGAAGatatggaaagaagaagacgaaaaggaAAGGGCGTGTTGAACGACAGGCGGCCCTATACGGTGCACAAGAGGTAGAGGGGGCCGGGAAATAGGCgtggtttttttctttctttaattagaACGAGTAAAATGAGCGAAgacagaagaggaaaaggctaccgctgctgcagagggGGAGAAAAGGATACGAGGTTAAAGAAGAGCACAGCGGAACATGATGGCTGCAAATATCAACAGGCACAGGTTAGAGGAATGAAGGAAAATTAAGGCGGATTTCGCCAAAGGGCCGCGAAACTGCTGTGGCGAAGCTGCGTTGGAAGCTCAACTGGCCACATTTGCTGTCCAGCGCGCAGCTCTAGCGCAGCCTGGCCCTTGGCGGTTCGGAGATCTTGGGACAGGGGCAAATCGAGGAGGAATCCGAGGCGAGACAGCGACCCCCTTGCACATGAAAATCAGCAGAACATATGATAAGCACGTGTTTGATGATTGGTTAATTTAGTGCTTTATTGTGCATATTGGTTTTTTCGATTATGATTTTCGTGTCCTGTTGAGTTTCTTGTCAAGTTTCCGTACTTGCAGCGTTGAGTgtgtaggtaggtattctTGTGGTCCCGGCAGTGAATATGGATGATCCGGTAGGCCCAGCACCTTGATGGGACAGCGATGGTCCTACAATGCAAATGCTTCCCAACAGGACCCCTGGACTGGGCTCAGCCGCGGTGGCTGACGGCGGTGCCTGACCTTGCTGCCGGTTGTGGTAATATTATATTGCATGTATTTCCGCCACGTTTTCTGGCCTTTTCAAGAGAACACAACCTTTGAGTGATTACGGAGCATTGGCGCCGGGCTGCGTTCTAGTGCTTTCAGGTTCTTCACTTGCGCCAGCCAGCTTATCCTCTAGCGCTAGCGCCTGTGCCCACGGCTGCATGCACTCCCCAACTTACAACCGCTACCCGCTATATCGCCCTGCTTGCCGGCTGGTTTGTTGACTCGATTTAGCATATTTCCGTAGTCCTGACGTCACAGTCACACTCGTATTACTATTTACCTCGAAAAAAAGCTCGATAAAGTGCAAAAAGCCTGCTTCTCCTCACGGCGTCCAATCTCCCCGTAATCAGCCAAACAGCAGCTAGTAAGAGCCTTATGCGGAACAGATAGTTGGGCAAAAACGCACATGCAGAGATGCTGCGAGAAATTGAAGCTTGCCATGTCAGAAGCTCCGCCATAGGCCCGCGTCTTGCTGGTGGGAAACAGGCAGCGTACGTCATGTTTACAGGTCCGTGACAGCAACACTTGTATCGCTGCAGGTCTCTTAGTTCGGCTGCCTGTTGGGCGTCAAAACGCGTGGTAGCAAGCCATTTGACACGGGGATGGCTTCTGGCAGAGGCTTTTTTAGGCCAGTATAAAAGCCCGTCCGGCCCTGTACCCGCGACTACATGATCGCGATGCACGGCGCATGTAAAGCACTTGTACAGAGGGCTTATCTCCATTTATAGCGGTGTTGAATCGTCGTGGCTCCAATTAGGCACCAATCGCTGCAGCGAGTAAACCGCCAACGAGAGGCCCAAGAGGTGGCGCAACCACTATAAGCTGTCTGCGTTGCATCTGCCCCTCCATCTGCCCCACGTTGGCAAACCAAGCTCTGCTAGCAGGATTAAGTAGCTCATTGCCCGAtaggccaaggctgctgctgcgtcggATTGCCATTGAGGGCAATCCTTATACAAACGCTCCAATATCCagctcccctttttttccctcctctccttctttacATATCTCTGTCTCCATTCTTTCCAGtcgtctctttcttctctctacCCTTCCTTTCCCCCTTATCCCCCATCAAAGGCCGGATCACAGCGGCTTCCAGTTGACGTCCATTACACGGCCCGCCTATCCACTCTACTTGCACAATGGTGGTCCACGACGGCCACGAGTACCTcaccgaggaggagaagcggTTGAAAGAGGACAGAGAGCGGACCAAATACTGGAAGAAATGGGGTCCTTATGTTGCCGAGAGGCAGTGGGCGACAGGTAGCTTCTACGGCGTACTTGGAGCAATTCGAATGGGATGCTGATATACATTACAGTGAGAGAGGATTACAGTGCCGACGGTGATGCCTGGAGCCGTATGTGCAGCTTTCTACTTCTCGTATTCGAAAACCTGTCCTAATTCTTCTACTAGACTTCCCGCACGACCACGCCCGGTCTCGAACTTTCAGATGGGGTGAAGACGGTATTGCTGGTGTCTCGGATACACACGGATTTCAAAACATTGGCTTTGCCTTTTGGAACGAAGAAGAGTGTGCAATTCCAATTCCTTGGGCCtccgaaaaaaagaacattgTCCTGATTGATATACTAGTCCCTTTTTGAAGGAGCGTCTTTTTGGATTGTCCAACCCGCAGGGAAATCACGGTGAAAGCATCAAAGAAGCCCATTTCCATGTTGATAACACTCCTGTAAGCCAAAACCCCGCCCTCTCGTCTGACAAACTATACTAACTCTCGCGTGGCTAGACTGTACGTCCTAATTTGCTCGTCAACCGTCCGTTTCCCTTCGATACTAATATAACAACTAGCACTCTTATATGAAATTCCTTTACAAGTATCCTCAAAAGCTATTCCCTTATGACGACCTAATCAAGGAAAATGCTCGGAGGACAAGACAAGATAAAGAATACCAGCTTCTTGACACTGGAGTTTTCGACGAGGATAGATACTGGGACATCTTCATCGAAACAGCGAAAGAGACGGATGATCCGGACGAACTCCTCTTCCGTGTAACTGCTTGGAACAGAGGGCCTGATCCAGCACCCCTCCATATCATACCCCATGTTTGGTTCCGGAACACTTGGAGTTGGGgcagagaggcagaggaCAAGAAGCCAAATATTGCGGCCCATACTGAAGATTCTGCCAAGTCAAAGCACTGGAAGCTAGGAGAAAGAtatttccttctctctccttctcctggaGTTGGCTCTTCGGGAACAGACGTCTTGCCTCAGCTCATGTTTACCGAGAATGACACCAATTACGAGCGTCTTTATGAACAGGAGAACCCCCAGCCCTATGTCAAGGATGCCTTCCACAGATACATCGTTGATGGGGAGAAGGGGGCCATCAATCCTAACCAAACAGGTACAAAGTGCGCCGCTTGGTATAACTTCAACGAGGATGGCGGCGTTAACCCTGGAGAATGCGCTGGTGAGTGACTATTCCCCTCTAAACAACAGAGCGCAGTGTACAATTGGATTCTAACAAAAATGATAGTCGTTCGTTTTCGATTCACAAAGCGAGATGAGTCGTAccttgacgaagaggagttTGATGACATCATTGAAAAGCGTAGAGAGGAAGCAGATGAATTCTACTTCAGAATTAGCCCCCTTCCTATGACGGACGATCTGCGTAACATCCAAAGGCAAGCATTTTCAGGTATGATGTGGACAAAGCAGCACTACCACTTCGTTTGGGATCAGTGGGCGAAGGGAGATCCCGGAACCCTTCCTCCGCCAGCCGACCGGATGGGGATACGCAACACACAGTGGAAGCACATGCATTGCGACGACATCTTGTCAATGCCTGACTCTTGGGAATATCCATTCTTTGCCGCTTGGGACAGTGCTTTCCACTGCATTCCCCTGGCAATGATTGACCCTGACTTtgcaaagaagcagcttgatcTGTTTACCAGGGAATGGTATTGTCACCCCAATGGTCAATTACCTGCGTTAGTAACCCCATCTGAGCTTGTTTTTGTATCTGATCGTATTGCTAACCCAGACTTAAAGATATGAATGGAACTTTGGTGATGTTAACCCTCCAGTCCACGCCTGGGCTACATTCAGAACATTCAAGATTGAGAGAAAGCTGTATGGCCGCCAGGATATTGATTTTCTTGAGCGAGTTTTTCAGAAGCTTCTGCTTAACTTTACCTGGTGGGTAAACCGAAAAGATACAGACGGTAAAAATATCTTTGAAGGTGGCTTCCTGGGACTCGATAATATCGGTCTTTTCAACCGCTCCGAGCCACTGCCCACGGGAGGTGTCCTTGAACAGGCTGACAGCACCGGCTGGATGGCATTCTACTGCCTTTCTATGCTGAACATTGCCCTTGAGCTTGCCAAACATCGTCGCATTTATGAGGACATCGCCTCCAAGTTCTTTGAGCACTTCATCTTTATCAGTGATGCCATGACCTTCCGGACGGGACAAAAGGATGAGCAGTCGCTTTGGAATGAAGAGGACGGATTCTACTATGATGCCATATCCTGGGGTGGCCCGTGGCTTCAGCAGCTGCCCGTGAGATCACTGGTCGGCCTTATTCCTCTTTATGCCACCGCAACTCTTGAGCCCgagcttattaataagctgCCCTCATTTAAGAAGAGGGTTGACTGGTTTGTGCAGAATCGTTGCGATCTGGCAGAGAGGAACATGGCCAGTATtaggaaaagaggaaaaggcaatCGTATTCTCTTGTCGATCGTCAGTAAAGAGAGGCTAGAGAAGATTCTGGCTCGGATGCTGGACGAGGATGAATTCTTCAGTGATCACGGTATTCGTTCGTTATCCAAATACCACAAAGAGCATCCTTACTCCATGGAAGTCAAGGGTCAAGAGTTCAAAGTTGGCTACGTTCCCGGAGACTCTGACACTGGACTCTTTGGCGGCAACAGCAACTGGAGAGGGCCGATCTGGCTCTGCGTCAACTTTTTGTTGATTGAATCGCTCCAGCGATTCTACCTCTTTTATGGGCCTGAATTCAAGGTCGAATGCCCTACTGGCAGTGGCATCGAAATGCATCTGGGTAAGGTCTCGGAAGAAATACAGCATCGACTGCAACATCTCTTTGCTCGAGATGATTATGGAAGGCGCAGCATCAACGCTGGAGATGATCGCCTTGACTACGACGAGCACTGGAAAGACTACCTTTGGTTCCACGAGTTCTTTGACGGCGACACAGGAAGGGGTCTCGGCGCTACTCACCAAACTGGATGGACCGGTCTCATTGCTCGGTTGATTCATGACACAGGGTAAGTCTCGAAtaacttttcttctcctttaaTTGACCATTCCATTTGTTTGAGCGTACGCTAACCGAACTCCTTTTACTGAAATAGCGTCAACTGCCGTCTGCCTCAAACTCCTCGGACACCATCAGCCACTATGGCACACTACTTTGATGATATTTTCCAGAGGCATATAGATAGCGGCATCCCTCACCCAGGCGGCAGACGCCATATCAGACGATCATCAACAGCCCGCTCCATCACTGCCCGAAGCGACTTTGACTCGTCTGTTAATGGTGACGACGACGCTCGATCTGTGGCCAACTCAGTTCATCATGATGATACTGAAAGGgtcaaagagaagcaggaagCTGACTCACATATGCACCGTTATATCTCCGACCAGCTTCGTAGATACACGGGGCTTAGCAACGAGGAGGATTCTGGAGGAGATGAATATGAAACTAGGGCTTAGGAGGGAGGCCATTTCCCTTTGTCTTGTGAATGAGTTGCAGTTTGAACAGATttagagggggggg comes from Trichoderma asperellum chromosome 3, complete sequence and encodes:
- a CDS encoding uncharacterized protein (EggNog:ENOG41) yields the protein MVVHDGHEYLTEEEKRLKEDRERTKYWKKWGPYVAERQWATVREDYSADGDAWSHFPHDHARSRTFRWGEDGIAGVSDTHGFQNIGFAFWNEEECAIPIPWASEKKNIVLIDILVPF
- a CDS encoding uncharacterized protein (EggNog:ENOG41); translation: MKFLYKYPQKLFPYDDLIKENARRTRQDKEYQLLDTGVFDEDRYWDIFIETAKETDDPDELLFRVTAWNRGPDPAPLHIIPHVWFRNTWSWGREAEDKKPNIAAHTEDSAKSKHWKLGERYFLLSPSPGVGSSGTDVLPQLMFTENDTNYERLYEQENPQPYVKDAFHRYIVDGEKGAINPNQTGTKCAAWYNFNEDGGVNPGECAVVRFRFTKRDESYLDEEEFDDIIEKRREEADEFYFRISPLPMTDDLRNIQRQAFSGMMWTKQHYHFVWDQWAKGDPGTLPPPADRMGIRNTQWKHMHCDDILSMPDSWEYPFFAAWDSAFHCIPLAMIDPDFAKKQLDLFTREWYCHPNGQLPAYEWNFGDVNPPVHAWATFRTFKIERKLYGRQDIDFLERVFQKLLLNFTWWVNRKDTDGKNIFEGGFLGLDNIGLFNRSEPLPTGGVLEQADSTGWMAFYCLSMLNIALELAKHRRIYEDIASKFFEHFIFISDAMTFRTGQKDEQSLWNEEDGFYYDAISWGGPWLQQLPVRSLVGLIPLYATATLEPELINKLPSFKKRVDWFVQNRCDLAERNMASIRKRGKGNRILLSIVSKERLEKILARMLDEDEFFSDHGIRSLSKYHKEHPYSMEVKGQEFKVGYVPGDSDTGLFGGNSNWRGPIWLCVNFLLIESLQRFYLFYGPEFKVECPTGSGIEMHLGKVSEEIQHRLQHLFARDDYGRRSINAGDDRLDYDEHWKDYLWFHEFFDGDTGRGLGATHQTGWTGLIARLIHDTGVNCRLPQTPRTPSATMAHYFDDIFQRHIDSGIPHPGGRRHIRRSSTARSITARSDFDSSVNGDDDARSVANSVHHDDTERVKEKQEADSHMHRYISDQLRRYTGLSNEEDSGGDEYETRA